The following are encoded in a window of Variovorax paradoxus genomic DNA:
- a CDS encoding LuxR C-terminal-related transcriptional regulator — MSIYVIDDHPLMRDAIVMVLRRLRPAENIVELERLDKLASSVQQRGAPTLFCLDLKLPDTNGVSGVIAVKQVYPNVPIAVYSAAPAADMEDACIEAGADTYIEKSASSNELAAALRGLLMAGSEDDTEEMPAANSGKLSKRQTQLIAMLDKGMSNRDIATDLEISEHTVKVHLWRLFRRLGVKSRTQALHYARTNGLLSG; from the coding sequence ATGAGCATTTATGTCATCGACGACCACCCCCTGATGCGCGACGCGATCGTGATGGTCCTGCGTCGCCTGCGCCCCGCCGAGAACATCGTCGAGCTCGAGCGGCTCGACAAGCTCGCCAGTTCGGTCCAGCAGCGTGGCGCGCCCACCCTTTTCTGCCTGGACCTGAAGCTGCCGGACACCAATGGCGTCTCGGGCGTGATCGCGGTCAAGCAGGTCTATCCGAACGTGCCGATCGCCGTGTATTCGGCGGCCCCGGCTGCCGACATGGAAGACGCCTGCATCGAGGCCGGCGCTGATACCTACATCGAGAAGTCGGCCAGCTCCAACGAGCTGGCAGCCGCCCTGCGCGGCCTGCTGATGGCCGGGTCGGAAGACGACACCGAAGAGATGCCGGCCGCCAACAGCGGCAAGCTCTCCAAGCGCCAGACCCAGCTGATCGCCATGCTCGACAAGGGCATGAGCAACCGCGACATCGCGACCGACCTGGAGATCAGCGAACACACGGTGAAGGTGCACCTGTGGCGCCTGTTCCGCCGCCTGGGCGTGAAGAGCCGTACGCAGGCCCTGCACTACGCACGCACGAATGGGCTGCTCTCGGGCTGA
- a CDS encoding efflux RND transporter permease subunit, translating to MAQFFIDRPIFAWVLSIVVMLAGLMAIRTLPLEQYPDIAPPRVSIGATYTGASAKTVEDSVTQVIEQQMKGLDNLLYMQSTSNSSGQARLSLTFDAGTNIDVAQMQVQNKLQQAMSRLPQQVQSRGVTVTKGGNDFLMIVSMFSGDGSASAVDVGDFISSNLVDVISRIDGVGEVQTLGTGYAMRLWLDPDKLRKYALMPSDVGSAITAQNAQVSAGQLGALPAIAQQQLNATITARSKLKTVEEFENVVLRATPDGAVVRLRDVARIELGAENLTVRSVLSGRPGAGMGIVLADGANAVQVAEAVKAKVAELQPLFPNQMQTFVSYDTTPFVSASIDEVVKALAEAMLLVVLVMYIFLQNFRATLIPAIAVPVVLLGTFGVLSMAGYSINTLTMFGMVLAIGLLVDDAIVVVENVERVMHEEGLSPKEATRKSMAEITPALIGIALVLSAVFIPMAFFGGSTGVIYRQFSITIVSAMALSVFVALTLTPALCATLLKPVAKGGHAEPRKGVLGMVDRFFAGFNRTFDKGADRYQGVVGGIMRRGKRSLVVYLLIAAVMALLFMRLPTSFLPDEDQAFLQVQVTLPPGASDARLQPVVAQMQDYFTKQPEVVSVNVITGQNGDQSSARAFVKLKDWAEREGAGQSAAELARRANKELSTIRDARIFVLLPPAVRGLGANAGFNFHLKDINGLGHDALVKARDQLIDLLSKRPEVANVRSNNLDDTPQFAVDIDDARAGASSLATSDIDSTLSSAMGGTYINDFLDNGRVKRVYMQGDTAFRMLPTDIDRWSVRNSLGQMVPFPAFSSSRWTYGSPQLQRYNGSPSYEFVGDAAPGVSSGVAMAAVDEVMKQMPAGIGYEWTGASFQERLSGAQAPLLYAISILFVFLCLAALYESWSVPFSVILVVPLGIVGALLFTSLRGLSNDVYFQVGLLTTVGLSSKNAILIVEFAKQLQEQGKGVIEATLEAVRLRLRPILMTSLAFGFGVLPLAIGTGAGAGGRHSIGTAVLGGMVVGTALGIFFVPLFFALIRGWLEGRRKPAEAPEALPAEQGAQ from the coding sequence ATGGCCCAGTTCTTCATCGACCGCCCCATCTTCGCGTGGGTGCTTTCCATCGTCGTCATGCTCGCCGGCCTGATGGCCATTCGCACGCTGCCGCTCGAGCAGTACCCCGACATCGCGCCGCCGCGCGTGTCCATCGGCGCCACCTACACCGGCGCCTCGGCCAAGACGGTCGAAGACTCCGTCACCCAGGTCATCGAACAGCAGATGAAGGGGCTGGACAACCTGCTGTACATGCAGTCGACCAGCAACTCGTCGGGGCAGGCGCGGCTGTCGCTCACCTTCGACGCGGGCACCAACATCGACGTGGCCCAGATGCAGGTGCAGAACAAGCTGCAGCAGGCCATGTCCCGCCTGCCGCAGCAGGTGCAAAGCCGCGGCGTCACCGTCACCAAGGGCGGCAACGACTTCCTCATGATCGTCTCGATGTTCTCCGGCGACGGCAGTGCCTCGGCGGTGGACGTGGGCGACTTCATCAGCAGCAACCTCGTCGACGTCATCAGCCGCATCGACGGCGTGGGCGAAGTGCAGACCCTGGGCACCGGCTACGCCATGCGCCTGTGGCTCGACCCCGACAAGCTGCGCAAGTACGCGCTCATGCCTTCCGACGTGGGCAGCGCCATCACCGCGCAGAACGCGCAGGTCTCGGCCGGCCAGCTCGGCGCGCTGCCGGCCATTGCGCAGCAGCAGCTCAACGCCACCATCACCGCGCGCAGCAAGCTGAAGACGGTCGAGGAGTTCGAGAACGTGGTGCTGCGCGCCACGCCCGACGGTGCCGTGGTGCGCCTGAGAGACGTGGCCCGTATCGAGCTGGGCGCCGAGAACCTCACGGTGCGTTCGGTGCTGAGCGGCCGCCCAGGCGCCGGCATGGGCATCGTGCTGGCCGATGGCGCCAACGCGGTGCAGGTGGCCGAGGCGGTGAAGGCCAAGGTGGCCGAACTGCAGCCGCTCTTTCCCAACCAGATGCAGACCTTCGTGAGCTACGACACCACGCCCTTCGTGAGCGCGTCGATCGACGAGGTGGTGAAGGCGCTGGCAGAAGCCATGCTGCTGGTCGTGCTGGTCATGTACATCTTTCTGCAGAACTTCCGCGCCACGCTGATCCCGGCCATTGCGGTGCCGGTGGTGCTGCTGGGCACCTTCGGCGTGCTGTCGATGGCCGGCTACTCGATCAACACGCTCACGATGTTCGGCATGGTGCTGGCCATCGGCCTGCTGGTGGACGACGCCATCGTGGTGGTGGAAAACGTCGAGCGCGTGATGCACGAGGAAGGCCTCTCGCCCAAGGAGGCCACGCGCAAGTCGATGGCCGAGATCACGCCTGCGCTGATCGGCATCGCGCTGGTGCTGTCGGCCGTGTTCATCCCCATGGCCTTCTTCGGCGGCTCGACCGGCGTGATCTACCGCCAGTTCTCGATCACCATCGTCTCGGCCATGGCGCTGTCGGTGTTCGTGGCGCTCACGCTCACGCCCGCGCTGTGCGCCACGTTGCTGAAGCCCGTTGCCAAGGGCGGCCATGCAGAACCCCGCAAGGGCGTGCTGGGCATGGTCGACCGCTTCTTCGCGGGCTTCAATCGCACCTTCGACAAGGGCGCCGACCGCTACCAGGGCGTGGTCGGCGGCATCATGCGGCGCGGCAAGCGCAGCCTCGTGGTGTACCTGCTCATCGCGGCCGTGATGGCGCTGCTGTTCATGCGCCTGCCCACGTCCTTCCTGCCCGATGAAGACCAGGCCTTCCTGCAGGTGCAGGTGACGCTGCCGCCGGGCGCGTCCGATGCGCGGCTGCAGCCGGTGGTCGCGCAGATGCAGGACTACTTCACCAAGCAGCCCGAGGTGGTGAGCGTGAACGTGATCACCGGGCAGAACGGCGACCAGAGTTCGGCACGCGCCTTCGTGAAGCTCAAAGACTGGGCCGAGCGCGAAGGCGCCGGCCAGTCGGCCGCCGAACTCGCGCGGCGCGCCAACAAGGAACTCTCGACGATCCGCGACGCGCGCATCTTCGTGCTGCTGCCGCCGGCGGTACGCGGGCTCGGCGCCAACGCGGGCTTCAACTTCCACCTGAAGGACATCAACGGGCTGGGCCACGACGCGCTCGTGAAGGCGCGCGACCAGCTCATCGACCTGCTCTCCAAGCGGCCCGAAGTCGCGAACGTGCGCAGCAACAACCTGGACGACACGCCGCAGTTCGCGGTGGACATCGACGACGCGCGCGCCGGTGCATCGAGCCTGGCCACGTCCGACATCGACAGCACGCTCTCCAGCGCCATGGGCGGCACCTACATCAACGACTTTCTGGACAACGGCCGCGTCAAGCGCGTGTACATGCAGGGCGACACCGCCTTCCGCATGCTGCCCACCGACATCGACCGCTGGAGCGTGCGCAACAGCCTGGGCCAGATGGTGCCGTTCCCGGCGTTCTCGAGCTCGCGCTGGACGTACGGCTCTCCGCAGCTGCAGCGCTACAACGGCAGCCCCAGCTACGAGTTCGTGGGTGATGCCGCGCCCGGCGTCAGCTCGGGCGTCGCGATGGCCGCCGTCGACGAAGTGATGAAGCAGATGCCCGCCGGCATCGGCTACGAATGGACCGGCGCCTCGTTCCAGGAACGCCTGTCAGGCGCGCAGGCGCCGCTGCTCTACGCCATCTCGATCCTGTTCGTGTTCCTGTGTCTTGCCGCCCTGTACGAGAGCTGGTCGGTGCCGTTCTCGGTGATCCTCGTGGTGCCGCTGGGCATCGTCGGCGCGCTGCTGTTCACCAGCCTGCGCGGCCTGAGCAACGACGTGTACTTCCAGGTCGGCCTGCTGACCACCGTGGGCCTGTCGTCGAAGAACGCGATCCTGATCGTCGAGTTCGCCAAGCAGCTGCAGGAGCAAGGCAAGGGCGTGATCGAAGCCACGCTGGAAGCCGTGCGCCTGCGGCTGCGCCCCATCCTCATGACCTCGCTGGCCTTCGGCTTCGGCGTGCTGCCGCTCGCCATCGGCACCGGCGCGGGCGCAGGCGGACGCCACTCGATCGGCACCGCGGTGCTCGGCGGCATGGTGGTCGGCACGGCGCTGGGCATCTTCTTCGTGCCGCTGTTCTTCGCATTGATTCGCGGCTGGCTGGAAGGCCGACGCAAGCCAGCCGAAGCACCAGAGGCCTTGCCCGCAGAACAGGGAGCGCAATGA
- a CDS encoding amidohydrolase, whose protein sequence is MSHRFRPAARLCLPIVLAVSSLCASAQEAPAAAASPAPAAAVPLYPLIAERSKAIEQKVIDWRRDIHQHPELGNQEKRTAALVAAHLKALGYEVREGVAVTGVVATLRGAKPGPVVALRADMDALPVKEQVDVPFASKARAQWGFATVDVMHACGHDGHVAILMGVAEVLASMKAQLPGTVKLIFQPAEEKLPNAEIGGARRMLAEGAFDAPTPDAVFGLHLVSGLNTGQIGYKPGPITASSDTFKVSVKGRQTHGSQPWSGVDPIVLGSQIVLGFQTIASRQVNVTKEPSVLSVGTFNAGTRYNIIPDAVEMSGTLRTYDDEMRQFIIKRMGETASHIAQSGGGTAEVRFEADGYAPTVNDAALTAQMVPSLQRVPGAKPVVIPKGTGGEDFSFFAQKAPGLFVMIGATPPGRDAAKAEPNHSPRFFVDEASLLIGVRTLSQLTVDYMASAQR, encoded by the coding sequence ATGTCCCACCGATTCCGTCCGGCCGCACGCCTGTGCCTGCCCATCGTTCTTGCCGTCTCGTCCCTGTGTGCCTCGGCGCAGGAGGCGCCTGCCGCTGCGGCATCGCCCGCGCCGGCCGCCGCAGTGCCGCTGTACCCGCTGATCGCCGAGCGTTCCAAGGCCATCGAGCAGAAGGTGATCGACTGGCGCCGCGACATCCATCAGCACCCCGAACTCGGCAACCAGGAAAAGCGCACCGCCGCATTGGTCGCGGCCCACCTGAAGGCGCTGGGTTACGAGGTGCGCGAAGGCGTGGCCGTGACCGGCGTGGTCGCCACCTTGCGCGGCGCCAAGCCCGGCCCGGTGGTGGCGCTGCGCGCCGACATGGATGCGCTGCCCGTGAAGGAGCAGGTCGATGTGCCCTTCGCCTCCAAGGCCCGTGCCCAGTGGGGTTTCGCTACGGTCGATGTCATGCACGCCTGCGGCCACGACGGCCACGTGGCGATCCTCATGGGCGTGGCCGAGGTGCTGGCCTCGATGAAGGCGCAGTTGCCGGGCACCGTGAAGCTGATCTTCCAGCCGGCCGAGGAGAAGCTGCCCAACGCCGAGATCGGCGGCGCGCGCCGCATGCTGGCCGAAGGCGCCTTCGACGCGCCCACGCCCGACGCCGTGTTCGGCCTGCACCTGGTCTCGGGGCTGAACACCGGACAGATCGGCTACAAGCCCGGCCCCATCACCGCGAGTTCGGACACCTTCAAGGTCAGCGTGAAGGGCCGCCAGACGCACGGCTCGCAGCCCTGGAGCGGGGTCGACCCGATCGTGCTGGGCTCGCAGATCGTGCTGGGCTTCCAGACCATCGCGAGCCGCCAGGTCAACGTGACCAAGGAGCCGTCGGTGCTCAGCGTGGGCACCTTCAACGCGGGCACGCGCTACAACATCATTCCCGACGCGGTCGAGATGAGCGGCACGCTGCGCACCTACGACGACGAGATGCGCCAGTTCATCATCAAGCGCATGGGCGAGACCGCCTCGCACATCGCGCAAAGCGGCGGCGGCACGGCCGAGGTCCGCTTCGAGGCCGACGGCTACGCGCCCACCGTGAACGACGCCGCCCTGACGGCGCAGATGGTGCCCAGCCTGCAGCGCGTGCCGGGCGCCAAGCCGGTCGTGATTCCGAAGGGCACGGGCGGCGAAGACTTCTCGTTCTTCGCGCAGAAGGCGCCCGGCCTGTTCGTGATGATCGGTGCCACGCCGCCCGGTCGCGACGCAGCCAAGGCCGAGCCCAACCACTCGCCGCGCTTCTTCGTCGATGAAGCCAGCCTGCTGATCGGCGTGCGCACGCTGTCGCAGCTGACGGTGGACTACATGGCGAGCGCGCAGCGCTGA
- a CDS encoding LysR family transcriptional regulator, whose protein sequence is MASDTPTPSSVLHERLLARLRLRHLKLIDALAAHSHLRRAADAIHISQPAATQMLQEVESLIDTPLFERHARGMRITEAGRLLALHARMVIDAMQVASDSLAALAAQETRALRIGAIEAAIASVLQPALNGLHAKHPKLRLFIEEGNIERLTVGLRAGAFDAVLLRQPARVPDAHRFVPLRSDSVVVIAGVNHPAAQRKRLRLRDLADSRWVLPPSHFAVRQVMEAAWAAEQIVPRPHAIQVLTPQLVRALLSQPDVVVPVPRTVLDQLDRSAVVELPLRMNAPIAPLGILYRSDNAVGPLVLLVDFLVAQAKKKP, encoded by the coding sequence ATGGCTTCCGACACACCCACACCCTCTTCCGTGCTGCACGAGCGGCTGCTCGCGCGCTTGCGCCTGCGCCATCTGAAGCTGATCGACGCGCTGGCCGCGCACTCGCACCTGCGCCGCGCGGCCGACGCGATCCACATCAGCCAGCCGGCGGCCACGCAGATGCTGCAGGAGGTCGAGAGCCTGATCGACACGCCGCTGTTCGAGCGCCACGCGCGCGGCATGCGCATCACCGAGGCCGGGCGCCTGCTGGCGCTGCATGCGCGCATGGTGATCGACGCGATGCAGGTCGCCAGCGACAGCCTCGCGGCGCTGGCCGCGCAGGAGACCCGCGCACTGCGCATCGGCGCCATCGAGGCGGCCATCGCCAGCGTGCTGCAGCCCGCGCTCAACGGGCTGCATGCGAAGCACCCCAAGCTGCGCCTGTTCATCGAGGAAGGCAACATCGAACGGCTCACGGTCGGCCTGCGCGCGGGTGCCTTCGATGCCGTGCTGCTGCGCCAGCCGGCGCGCGTGCCCGACGCCCACCGCTTCGTGCCGCTGCGCAGCGACTCGGTGGTGGTGATCGCCGGCGTCAATCATCCGGCCGCGCAGCGCAAGCGCCTGCGGCTGCGCGACCTCGCCGACTCGCGCTGGGTGCTGCCGCCGTCGCACTTCGCGGTGCGTCAGGTGATGGAGGCCGCCTGGGCTGCCGAGCAGATCGTGCCGCGCCCGCACGCCATCCAGGTGCTCACGCCGCAGCTGGTGCGCGCCCTGCTCTCGCAGCCCGACGTGGTGGTGCCGGTGCCTCGCACCGTGCTCGACCAGCTCGACCGCTCGGCCGTGGTCGAGCTGCCGCTGCGCATGAACGCGCCCATCGCGCCACTGGGCATCCTGTACCGCAGCGACAACGCGGTCGGGCCGCTGGTGCTGCTGGTCGACTTCCTGGTCGCGCAGGCGAAAAAGAAGCCGTGA
- a CDS encoding efflux RND transporter periplasmic adaptor subunit — protein sequence MPVHFASRSAPLLTALCIAAALVGCSRTNVESPGMAKAAPEKEVGIVTLKSEVLALSTELPGRTAAPVIAEIRPQVGGILKERLFTEGSQVKAGQVLYQLDPASLQAAHASAQASARKAESALATARTVAKRNAELVKIDAISRQVFDETQAAAQQAEADLGVARAAEQTARIQLGYTRITSPITGWAELSTVTPGALVTANQAAAMTTVQQLDPIHVHVTQSSSELLRLKRELASGRLQRASEAEARIQLLLEDGSPYPHAGRLTFSGVTVDAGTGSVTLRAVVPNPDKLLMPGMYVRAVLQEGVNDAALLVPQQAVTRAPDGSASTLVIDADNKVEKRPIRIGRAIGTRWQVIDGLVAGDRVLMEGSQRVKVGDKVRTVDLGARPASAAIASAKPDAASTTLAR from the coding sequence ATGCCCGTCCACTTCGCCTCCCGTTCCGCCCCGCTCCTCACGGCCCTGTGCATCGCCGCCGCCCTCGTGGGGTGCTCGCGCACCAACGTGGAGTCTCCGGGCATGGCCAAGGCGGCCCCCGAGAAAGAAGTCGGCATCGTCACGCTGAAGTCCGAAGTGCTGGCCCTGAGCACCGAGCTGCCCGGTCGCACCGCCGCCCCGGTCATCGCCGAGATCCGCCCGCAGGTCGGCGGCATCCTCAAGGAAAGGCTCTTCACCGAAGGCTCGCAGGTCAAGGCCGGCCAGGTGCTCTACCAGCTCGACCCGGCCTCGCTGCAGGCGGCGCATGCGAGCGCGCAGGCCAGCGCGCGCAAGGCCGAGTCGGCCCTGGCCACGGCCCGCACCGTGGCCAAGCGCAATGCCGAGCTGGTGAAGATCGACGCCATCAGCCGCCAGGTGTTCGATGAAACCCAGGCCGCCGCGCAGCAGGCCGAAGCCGACCTCGGCGTGGCGCGCGCCGCCGAGCAGACCGCGCGCATCCAGCTGGGCTACACCCGCATCACCTCGCCGATCACCGGCTGGGCAGAGCTCTCGACCGTGACCCCGGGCGCGCTGGTCACCGCCAACCAAGCGGCCGCCATGACCACCGTGCAGCAGCTCGACCCGATCCATGTGCACGTCACGCAGTCGAGCAGCGAACTCTTGCGCCTGAAGCGCGAGCTCGCCAGCGGCCGGCTGCAGCGCGCCAGCGAGGCCGAGGCACGCATCCAGCTGCTGCTCGAAGACGGCAGCCCCTACCCGCACGCCGGGCGCCTCACCTTCAGCGGCGTGACGGTCGATGCCGGCACCGGCAGCGTCACGCTGCGCGCCGTGGTGCCCAACCCCGACAAGCTGCTGATGCCCGGCATGTACGTGCGCGCCGTCTTGCAAGAGGGCGTGAACGACGCCGCCCTGCTCGTGCCGCAACAGGCCGTCACGCGCGCGCCCGACGGCAGTGCCTCCACGCTGGTGATCGATGCCGACAACAAGGTCGAGAAGCGCCCCATCCGCATCGGCCGCGCCATCGGCACGCGCTGGCAGGTGATCGACGGCCTGGTCGCGGGCGACCGCGTGCTCATGGAAGGCTCGCAGCGCGTGAAGGTGGGCGACAAGGTGCGCACGGTCGACCTGGGCGCCCGTCCCGCCAGCGCTGCCATCGCGAGCGCCAAGCCCGACGCTGCTTCCACCACCCTCGCGCGCTGA
- the shkS gene encoding surface-behavior sensor histidine kinase ShkS, translated as MANASIASVTPAPASADEAESWVRGELIRSLMRSARGSYIVSAALMPAMVGLGWGHVPRWELLTWLAAGIIATACRAWGARVYAVRYAGRSAVAQQQFTDRYGFVWSTSAVVWGCSVLLFFERTPQVNQFMSWLIVAGVGTFPLNGLALHPPLLKRYVNTLFITMLGAVLVRLVAVTMQHPHFQYGYLMPLLPALHWFLLLRAGRNIHETARNSLELLFHNHILIKSLTQQRQAAVSAVAMKNRFLASAAHDMRQPVLALSLYADWLRNEPELVLELAPKIVRATHAVNALFDSMFDLARIDAGQVRLHIERVDVAELLHDLELQYRPVAESRGLDFRVHVTEGSFLTDPIRVRRMIGNLLANAIKYTTEGGVLLAARQTREGMRVEVWDTGIGIAPEHLRDVFLEFYKVADHAGTSDGFGLGLAIVARLSHVLGHPVSVRSRLGSGSVFRVALHDADEAVAQARVSASGG; from the coding sequence ATGGCGAATGCGTCGATCGCAAGCGTGACACCCGCTCCGGCGTCGGCCGACGAGGCCGAGTCGTGGGTGCGCGGGGAACTCATCCGCAGCCTGATGCGCTCGGCGCGCGGCTCCTATATCGTTTCGGCGGCGCTCATGCCGGCCATGGTTGGCCTGGGCTGGGGCCACGTGCCCCGCTGGGAGCTGCTGACCTGGCTGGCCGCCGGCATCATCGCCACCGCCTGCCGGGCCTGGGGCGCGCGCGTGTATGCCGTGCGCTACGCCGGGCGCAGCGCGGTCGCGCAGCAGCAGTTCACCGACCGCTACGGCTTCGTGTGGAGCACCAGTGCGGTGGTGTGGGGTTGTTCGGTGCTGCTGTTCTTCGAGCGCACGCCGCAGGTCAACCAGTTCATGAGCTGGCTCATCGTGGCCGGCGTGGGCACCTTCCCGCTCAACGGGCTGGCGCTGCACCCGCCGCTGCTCAAGCGCTACGTCAACACGCTGTTCATCACCATGCTCGGCGCGGTGCTGGTGCGCCTCGTGGCCGTCACCATGCAGCACCCGCATTTCCAGTACGGCTACCTGATGCCGCTGCTGCCGGCGCTGCACTGGTTCCTGCTGTTGCGCGCCGGCCGCAACATCCATGAGACGGCGCGCAACAGCCTGGAGCTGCTGTTCCACAACCACATCCTCATCAAGTCGCTCACGCAGCAGCGGCAGGCGGCGGTGTCGGCCGTGGCCATGAAGAACCGCTTCCTGGCCAGCGCCGCGCACGACATGCGCCAGCCCGTGCTGGCGCTGTCGCTGTACGCCGACTGGCTGCGCAACGAGCCCGAGCTGGTGCTCGAGCTTGCGCCGAAGATCGTGCGTGCCACCCACGCGGTGAACGCGCTGTTCGATTCCATGTTCGACCTGGCGCGCATCGACGCGGGGCAGGTGCGGCTGCACATCGAGCGCGTCGACGTGGCCGAGCTGCTGCACGACCTCGAGCTGCAGTACCGCCCCGTGGCCGAGAGCCGGGGCCTGGACTTCCGGGTGCACGTGACCGAAGGCTCGTTCCTCACCGACCCGATCCGCGTGCGCCGCATGATCGGCAACCTGCTCGCCAACGCCATCAAGTACACGACCGAAGGCGGCGTGCTGCTGGCCGCGCGCCAGACCCGCGAGGGCATGCGCGTGGAGGTGTGGGACACCGGCATCGGCATCGCGCCCGAGCACCTGCGCGACGTGTTCCTCGAGTTCTACAAGGTGGCCGACCACGCCGGCACCTCCGACGGCTTCGGCCTGGGCCTGGCGATCGTGGCGCGCTTGTCGCACGTGCTGGGCCACCCGGTCAGCGTGCGCTCGCGCCTGGGCAGCGGCAGCGTGTTCCGCGTGGCGCTGCACGATGCCGACGAGGCGGTGGCGCAGGCGCGGGTGAGTGCGTCGGGCGGCTGA
- a CDS encoding phage holin family protein yields the protein MLNNITPFLVHWAITGISLWVASHLFKGLKFDSTAALIVSALLLGLANAVVKPLLIFLTLPLTLLTFGLFLLVINALMVMLVAALVKGFKVSGFWTALFASIFISLLSILIGSFVTGGDPAEQIQMPQGGNWL from the coding sequence ATGCTGAACAACATCACCCCTTTCCTCGTCCACTGGGCCATCACCGGCATCTCGCTGTGGGTGGCCAGCCATCTCTTCAAGGGACTCAAGTTCGACAGCACCGCGGCGCTGATCGTGTCGGCGCTGCTGCTCGGCCTGGCTAACGCGGTCGTCAAGCCGCTGCTGATCTTCCTCACGCTGCCGCTGACGCTGCTGACCTTCGGCCTGTTCCTGCTGGTCATCAACGCGCTGATGGTCATGCTCGTGGCGGCGCTGGTGAAGGGCTTCAAGGTGTCGGGCTTCTGGACCGCCCTCTTCGCGAGCATCTTCATCTCGCTGCTGAGCATCCTCATCGGCTCGTTCGTGACCGGCGGCGATCCGGCCGAGCAGATCCAGATGCCGCAGGGCGGCAACTGGCTCTGA